The following proteins are co-located in the Silene latifolia isolate original U9 population chromosome 1, ASM4854445v1, whole genome shotgun sequence genome:
- the LOC141614549 gene encoding uncharacterized protein LOC141614549: MAETEANSEKVGPRRWTVEEDTLLVDLLLALHVEGKWKAEGGFKSGYLVHLEKLILEKMPDAGLKATNIESRLGYLRKRFNALLEIKQKGSGFGWDDSLKMVTGDRKIFDEWCKSHKDARGMYRKSFPLFDAMEEIYSKDRATGIKGNTALDRDDQDVINETSEDAQQDVQQDIQQDVQIGEVSTQGSGTSKRSGDGSSEQPSKKKLQKNKEIGNMQKSFENLMGTMLQNSNDQIAQLTAMLEAPKNYKVGLREELGKVQGIPRVNILTLCSIMTESDVAVFRDLTDEDEKYDFLAMVLNRA, from the exons ATGGCCGAAACGGAAGCTAATAGCGAAAAAGTTGGTCCGAGAAGGTGGACTGTGGAGGAGGATACTTTGTTGGTGGATTTGTTGTTAGCTTTGCATGTGGAGGGAAAATGGAAGGCTGAAGGGGGGTTCAAATCTGGTTATTTAGTGCACTTGGAGAAGTTAATCTTAGAAAAAATGCCAGATGCTGGACTTAAAGCAACTAACATCGAGTCAAGATTGGGTTATCTCAGAAAACGATTTAATGCATTGCTTGAGATAAAGCAAAAGGGAAGTGGATTCGGATGGGATGATAGTCTCAAGATGGTAACCGGTGACCGTAAGATATTTGATGAATGGTGTAAG AGCCACAAAGATGCTAGAGGCATGTATCGGAAATCCTTCCCATTATTTGATGCAATGGAGGAAATATATTCTAAAGATAGGGCAACCGGTATTAAAGGTAATACGGCTCTTGATAGAGATGATCAAGATGTCATTAATGAGACAAGTGAAGATGCGCAACAAGATGTTCAACAAGATATTCAACAAGATGTTCAAATTGGCGAAGTGTCAACGCAAGGATCAGGAACGAGTAAAAGAAGTGGAGATGGAAGTTCGGAGCAACCAAGTAAGAAAAAGTTGCAAAAGAACAAAGAAATTGGTAATATGCAAAAGAGTTTCGAAAATCTAATGGGTACCATGCTTCAAAATAgtaatgatcaaattgctcaattgACCGCCATGCTAGAAGCACCAAAGAATTATAAGGTTGGTTTGCGTGAAGAGTTGGGCAAGGTTCAAGGTATTCCGAGGGTCAACATTCTAACTTTGTGCTCGATAATGACTGAGAGTGATGTTGCCGTTTTCCGTGACTTGACCGACGAGGACGAGAAATATGATTTCTTAGCTATGGTTTTGAACAGGGCTTAG
- the LOC141613222 gene encoding GDP-mannose transporter GONST3: protein MTVDVENPESSIENTSADANTSSSPEIQSTWYTVLRQQASIYGVAVGYCLSASLLSIINKWAVMKFPYPGALTALQYLTSAAGVVVCGQLKWLEHDRLDLLTMWRFLPAAFIFYLSLFTNSELLLHANVDTFIVFRSVVPIFVAVGETLFLHQPWPSLKTWASLGTIFGGSVIYVLTDYQFTVLAYTWALAYLVSMSIDFVYIKHVVMTIKLNTWGLVLYNNLEALLLFPLELFIMGELKKIKHEISDESDWYSFGVILPVGLSCLFGLSISFFGFSCRKAISATGFTVLGIVNKLLTVVINIVIWEKHSTAVGTVGLLICMLGGVMYQQSTSNKPKAAIVAEPEEKNEEAQKLLELQENKESHNDLKPSLSTEENL, encoded by the coding sequence ATGACAGTCGACGTTGAGAATCCGGAGTCCAGCATAGAGAATACTAGTGCAGATGCAAACACATCCTCTTCTCCGGAAATTCAATCAACATGGTACACTGTCTTACGTCAACAGGCTTCCATCTATGGGGTAGCTGTAGGATATTGCCTATCAGCATCCTTACTATCTATCATCAATAAATGGGCCGTCATGAAATTCCCGTACCCTGGGGCCCTCACTGCGCTACAGTATTTAACCAGTGCGGCTGGTGTTGTAGTTTGTGGGCAGCTAAAATGGTTAGAACATGACCGCCTTGACCTCTTGACCATGTGGCGTTTTCTTCCCGCTGCATTTATTTTCTACCTTTCTCTTTTCACCAATAGCGAGCTCCTCCTCCATGCCAATGTAGACACATTCATTGTCTTCCGCTCAGTGGTCCCTATCTTTGTTGCAGTCGGAGAGACCCTATTTTTGCACCAACCATGGCCATCACTTAAGACTTGGGCTTCACTTGGAACTATTTTTGGTGGAAGTGTCATTTACGTTCTCACAGATTATCAGTTCACCGTGTTGGCTTACACCTGGGCTTTGGCCTACCTTGTTAGCATGTCCATTGATTTTGTTTACATAAAACACGTGGTTATGACTATCAAATTGAATACATGGGGGTTGGTTTTGTACAACAATCTTGAGGCTCTCTTACTCTTCCCTTTGGAATTGTTCATCATGGGGGAGCTAAAGAAGATAAAGCATGAAATCTCTGACGAATCTGATTGGTACTCCTTTGGCGTCATCCTGCCTGTCGGATTATCATGCTTATTTGGCCTTTCGATCTCGTTTTTTGGGTTTTCATGTCGGAAAGCAATCTCAGCCACAGGGTTTACAGTCCTTGGGATAGTAAACAAGTTGCTAACAGTGGTTATCAATATTGTTATTTGGGAGAAGCATTCAACAGCAGTCGGAACTGTGGGGCTGCTTATTTGTATGCTAGGTGGTGTTATGTATCAGCAATCGACAAGTAACAAACCCAAGGCAGCGATAGTTGCAGAGCCAGAGGAGAAAAATGAGGAAGCACAAAAACTTCTAGAGCTTCAAGAAAACAAAGAAAGCCACAATGATTTGAAACCTTCACTCTCAACGGAGGAGAATTTGTAA